A single window of Thermococcus sp. DNA harbors:
- a CDS encoding ABC transporter substrate-binding protein, whose amino-acid sequence MKEAVVMNRKALSLFVMGLMLFSVFLVAKPASAQQSVPGDTLKIVQLAAQGSLFMGVFNPSPSGMTDVYTVRVWYFLHDPSVVMGPDAQYHNYRCELVSIQYNVKVPDDAVIWNGTQKQWVSPYAGKTAKSAVTWKCGLGTWVDGQKITLADYLFDYAMAWEWAYQDGKDDKFYSEDYANNLQGTLQLVMGLKVDKVTDDYIEYTLYQNYVVPYDKWSTAIGNFMEKPSFPWELYNVMSNMVAYGVNGKEFSWSTQPQNGYQLDMISPEQAPYFKAEAQKILSSGNLIPVWLSTLKPVLQKWGISEEQAGITEDMAKQGYNDIIKWADEYKNVLISDGPYYVEKYDPKAMTVVLKLADNKRIGFAGEVNGKPIPWNPNWKEIDIYGTLNKDTAILAVAKGEYDFYWYATPYSDIAKVMQQYGKDLNPIKTISVWWSLDLNLVGDPQTGLVNSSGTEKFNPFALRGVRYAMNWLVNRQYIVSQILQGSGAPMFGPEVSGQVDAYMRIMTVAKALGFTPQGDENYALKLIDQAMNNAAQALAKKGYKLEKKDGIWYFNGEPVTVKVIARVEDQRLDEGKYIAQILQKAGFKVELLQWQRTQASKVVYGQDPRTLQWHVYTEGWVSSGIQSVTSIAWDFWFFDYYVDPNWATNYHNPMTVQDLVNTIAGGDLNKFISTLQLKYYNTPDKLKPLLKWTGYDLAMVLAYNSWKGPNNETISIDTLDQFWDLYKLAYGTHMLNSPRVYTVETWNFFLTNKKITVTMPDPISGLGSFLAARSVVPTKAVSATTTTTSTTKPSSTTTTTSKPTTTTSKPTTSSAPTSTTSTSGKSGICGPAFIVGLAVLPLLLRKRR is encoded by the coding sequence TTGAAGGAGGCAGTGGTTATGAATAGGAAAGCCCTGAGCCTGTTTGTTATGGGCTTGATGCTGTTTAGTGTCTTCTTGGTTGCAAAGCCTGCCAGTGCCCAGCAGAGTGTTCCGGGAGACACCCTTAAGATAGTTCAGCTCGCTGCCCAGGGCAGTCTCTTCATGGGTGTCTTCAACCCATCACCGAGCGGAATGACTGACGTTTATACAGTACGTGTCTGGTACTTCCTTCACGACCCATCAGTTGTCATGGGACCTGATGCACAGTACCACAACTATCGCTGTGAGCTTGTTAGCATACAGTACAACGTAAAGGTTCCCGATGATGCAGTCATCTGGAACGGAACCCAGAAGCAGTGGGTTAGCCCCTACGCAGGTAAAACCGCCAAGAGCGCTGTCACATGGAAGTGTGGCCTTGGAACCTGGGTTGATGGGCAGAAGATAACTCTCGCTGACTACCTCTTCGACTACGCGATGGCCTGGGAGTGGGCCTACCAGGACGGTAAGGACGACAAGTTCTACAGCGAGGACTACGCCAACAACCTCCAGGGAACCCTCCAGCTCGTCATGGGTCTTAAGGTTGACAAGGTCACCGACGACTACATTGAGTACACCCTCTATCAGAACTACGTTGTTCCTTACGACAAGTGGAGCACCGCTATTGGAAACTTCATGGAGAAGCCAAGCTTCCCGTGGGAGCTCTACAACGTCATGAGCAACATGGTTGCCTACGGCGTCAACGGTAAGGAGTTCTCCTGGAGCACCCAGCCCCAGAACGGCTACCAGCTCGACATGATAAGCCCCGAGCAGGCCCCATACTTCAAGGCAGAGGCTCAGAAGATCCTTTCAAGCGGAAACCTCATTCCAGTCTGGCTTAGCACCCTCAAGCCGGTTCTCCAGAAGTGGGGCATTAGTGAGGAGCAGGCTGGTATCACTGAGGATATGGCCAAGCAGGGTTACAACGACATAATCAAGTGGGCTGACGAATACAAGAACGTTCTCATCAGCGACGGACCGTATTACGTTGAGAAGTACGACCCGAAGGCCATGACGGTTGTTCTTAAGCTCGCCGACAACAAGAGGATTGGATTTGCTGGTGAGGTCAACGGTAAGCCTATCCCATGGAACCCGAACTGGAAAGAGATTGACATCTACGGTACCCTCAACAAGGACACTGCAATTCTTGCCGTTGCTAAGGGTGAGTACGACTTCTACTGGTATGCAACCCCGTACAGTGACATAGCCAAGGTCATGCAGCAGTATGGTAAGGACCTCAACCCGATTAAGACCATCAGCGTCTGGTGGAGCCTTGACCTTAACCTCGTCGGCGACCCGCAGACTGGTCTCGTTAACTCCTCCGGAACTGAAAAGTTCAACCCGTTTGCCCTCAGGGGAGTCAGGTACGCTATGAACTGGCTTGTCAACAGGCAGTACATCGTCAGCCAGATCCTCCAGGGTAGTGGTGCTCCAATGTTCGGTCCAGAGGTCAGCGGACAGGTCGACGCTTACATGAGGATAATGACCGTTGCCAAGGCACTTGGATTCACCCCGCAGGGCGATGAGAACTATGCCCTTAAGCTCATTGACCAGGCTATGAACAACGCCGCTCAGGCTCTTGCCAAGAAGGGCTACAAGCTCGAGAAGAAGGACGGCATTTGGTACTTCAATGGCGAACCTGTTACCGTTAAAGTTATTGCCCGTGTTGAGGACCAGAGGCTTGACGAGGGTAAGTACATCGCCCAGATACTGCAGAAGGCAGGCTTCAAGGTTGAACTCCTCCAGTGGCAGAGGACTCAGGCTAGCAAGGTAGTCTACGGTCAGGATCCGAGGACCCTCCAGTGGCACGTTTACACTGAGGGTTGGGTCAGCAGTGGAATTCAGTCCGTTACAAGCATTGCTTGGGACTTCTGGTTCTTTGACTACTACGTTGACCCGAACTGGGCTACAAACTACCACAACCCAATGACCGTCCAGGATCTTGTGAACACCATTGCTGGTGGAGATCTCAACAAGTTCATAAGCACTCTCCAGCTCAAGTACTACAACACTCCCGACAAGCTCAAGCCACTTCTCAAGTGGACCGGCTATGACTTGGCTATGGTCCTTGCCTACAACAGCTGGAAGGGTCCGAACAACGAGACCATAAGCATAGACACTCTCGACCAGTTCTGGGACCTCTACAAGCTCGCATATGGTACACACATGCTTAACTCACCGCGCGTTTACACAGTGGAAACCTGGAACTTCTTCCTGACCAACAAGAAGATAACCGTTACCATGCCCGACCCAATCAGCGGTCTCGGAAGCTTCCTCGCAGCTAGGTCAGTTGTTCCGACCAAAGCCGTTAGCGCTACAACCACCACTACAAGCACAACCAAGCCAAGCTCAACCACAACCACGACTAGCAAGCCCACAACCACAACCAGCAAGCCCACAACTTCAAGCGCTCCGACTTCAACGACCTCTACCAGCGGAAAGAGCGGAATCTGTGGTCCAGCATTCATAGTTGGTCTAGCAGTACTCCCACTCCTCCTCAGAAAGAGGAGGTGA
- a CDS encoding ABC transporter permease → MAKNIVSSIFREFIIFIIVVVLLSTLISSAEARLTGKSVESAVQPGKLLNKTREYLRFSVKVFNNKTMNIITITKNESTFTYYVPTPHGIYTSWVGTTPGKSILLTLTIMTLSLLLILIFGALWGLRAGYRGGLPDRILSVLGPSFSAIPGWFWAVVLLWVLWWKLSVLPLSYLDYVHRASVEGRVTIFTYLKGLSLPILTLTLVNIPVYAMTVRNLVVREKSEDYVIIDIIKGLPDRKIERKLLRVVLPSFLTFTSYSFLNLLINDMAVEVLFNVPGIGRAFLIGAWILLYKGRGDLLFFASLVMSVMYFLNTSIFEALYLRLDPRVRRDA, encoded by the coding sequence ATGGCAAAGAATATAGTCAGCTCCATATTCAGAGAGTTCATAATATTTATAATCGTAGTTGTCCTACTATCTACCCTTATTTCATCGGCCGAGGCAAGATTAACAGGGAAAAGCGTCGAAAGTGCAGTTCAGCCGGGTAAGTTACTTAACAAGACAAGAGAGTATCTCAGGTTTTCCGTTAAGGTCTTTAACAACAAAACAATGAACATAATAACAATAACAAAAAACGAATCTACATTCACATACTACGTCCCAACTCCCCACGGCATCTACACATCATGGGTGGGAACAACGCCGGGGAAATCAATACTTTTGACTCTGACCATAATGACGCTCTCTCTCCTTCTGATACTCATTTTTGGCGCTCTGTGGGGGTTGAGGGCAGGCTACAGAGGGGGACTCCCGGACAGGATTCTAAGTGTTCTGGGGCCCAGTTTCTCGGCAATCCCCGGCTGGTTCTGGGCTGTTGTTTTGCTCTGGGTTCTGTGGTGGAAGCTCAGCGTCCTCCCCCTGAGTTATCTGGACTACGTTCATCGGGCAAGCGTCGAGGGGAGAGTGACGATTTTCACATACCTGAAGGGCCTCTCCCTGCCGATTCTTACCCTGACCCTGGTAAACATTCCAGTCTATGCTATGACCGTCAGGAACCTTGTCGTCAGGGAGAAGAGCGAGGACTATGTTATAATTGATATCATAAAGGGCCTTCCAGACAGGAAGATAGAGAGAAAACTCCTCCGTGTCGTCCTTCCAAGCTTTCTGACATTCACAAGCTACAGCTTCCTAAACCTCCTGATAAACGACATGGCAGTGGAGGTTCTCTTCAACGTTCCTGGTATTGGTCGAGCCTTCCTAATTGGCGCGTGGATTCTCCTCTACAAGGGAAGGGGAGACCTGTTGTTTTTTGCGAGCCTTGTTATGTCGGTCATGTACTTCCTGAACACCTCGATTTTCGAGGCCCTCTACCTGAGACTCGACCCTAGGGTGAGGAGGGATGCGTAG
- a CDS encoding radical SAM protein, which produces MKYSWEEFARKMGIEPQILENREAKLLKRFVDDMLYPSHCKYCQGLDLSNPNPVHHPSYELTPACNHDCIFCYSNVAVKLGKAPKPGYYGWENPKAITISQYGEPLLSKRIVEVNRMLRERFPEARLDLQTNGSLLTEELWQKLDFDIVMISLDASTREKHLEITNADTFDAVVNALRIVGKDKSVRSVVRTIFMPGINEEDIPKIAELASSLGIDEMHLQPLTIHELNVERLKRAGLDFERAESMRELLKTAMEARKYIDVRISGCLLAQLKKMDALTLFSVKRIAREVAPVVKRERKEE; this is translated from the coding sequence ATGAAGTACAGCTGGGAAGAGTTCGCCAGAAAAATGGGAATCGAGCCCCAGATTCTCGAGAACAGGGAGGCAAAGCTACTAAAGAGATTCGTTGACGACATGCTCTACCCGAGCCACTGCAAATACTGTCAGGGCCTCGATTTGAGCAATCCTAACCCCGTTCACCACCCGAGCTACGAACTCACTCCAGCGTGCAACCACGACTGCATCTTCTGCTATTCGAACGTCGCGGTGAAGCTCGGAAAGGCCCCGAAGCCCGGCTACTACGGCTGGGAGAACCCAAAGGCGATAACCATCTCGCAGTACGGCGAACCTTTGCTCAGCAAAAGGATAGTTGAAGTCAACAGAATGCTCCGAGAGAGGTTTCCCGAGGCGAGGCTCGACCTTCAGACCAACGGCTCACTCCTTACAGAGGAGCTCTGGCAAAAGCTCGACTTCGACATCGTCATGATAAGCCTCGACGCCTCAACTAGGGAGAAGCACCTAGAGATTACCAACGCGGACACCTTCGATGCCGTAGTAAATGCCCTGAGGATAGTGGGGAAAGACAAAAGCGTCCGCTCCGTCGTGAGGACAATATTCATGCCCGGGATAAACGAAGAGGATATCCCAAAGATAGCGGAGCTAGCCTCTTCCCTTGGAATAGACGAGATGCACCTCCAGCCACTGACAATTCACGAGCTCAACGTGGAGCGACTTAAGAGGGCGGGCCTCGATTTCGAGAGGGCGGAGAGCATGAGGGAGCTCCTCAAAACGGCAATGGAGGCCAGGAAATACATAGACGTCAGGATAAGCGGTTGTTTGCTCGCCCAGCTCAAGAAGATGGACGCCCTTACGCTCTTCAGCGTTAAGAGAATTGCAAGGGAAGTTGCCCCCGTTGTGAAGAGGGAAAGAAAAGAAGAATGA
- a CDS encoding ABC transporter permease subunit, translating to MRRLSVLIIAFFIAFAVIGPHTVVKENVENWNNETYWKYNPAGVPPEWYGEFIGLPKTEWLHGVYENGSFVYYYDFHYNKAPQDILIIPNLTRSLKISIIDPLGRKYLLWNGIIPGSLKVGTLTSSIEEIADEKCVPKPTWSQLLFHNPLKAIFSKPGTDCVFNFVPLKGTYRIVITGSYGGLQPGDEPRVRILGLSYGRLGTDVYGRDVWTGFAYGARQTIIISLLGAGILALLSLALGSLSVISTRAGSLINVISKILASTPSLPLAVILVVLLGRLEVVRMTTIKIQMNPYAMALVVAIVFIGTSSRKIRSIVEEELRRGYIESSKALGASPLQILRLHVLPVLIPYTVYLFSMSVPGVIAFITLLGFFNVVPGFNWGTLMSTPLMAGIAKYVPYWWQIVPLGISLGAIAYAFIDLGRTVERKFLERPKTLKTQN from the coding sequence ATGCGTAGACTATCTGTTCTCATAATAGCGTTTTTCATTGCCTTCGCCGTCATCGGCCCCCACACGGTCGTTAAGGAGAACGTTGAGAACTGGAACAACGAAACCTACTGGAAGTACAATCCCGCCGGCGTTCCCCCCGAATGGTACGGTGAGTTCATAGGGCTCCCAAAAACGGAATGGCTACATGGGGTCTACGAAAACGGCAGTTTCGTTTATTACTACGACTTCCACTACAACAAAGCTCCTCAGGACATTCTGATAATTCCAAACTTAACCAGAAGCCTCAAAATCTCCATTATTGACCCCTTAGGAAGAAAGTATCTCCTCTGGAACGGTATAATCCCGGGTTCCCTCAAGGTTGGAACCCTGACATCATCCATTGAGGAGATAGCCGATGAGAAATGTGTTCCAAAACCAACGTGGTCTCAGCTTCTCTTCCACAACCCTCTGAAGGCCATATTCTCAAAACCCGGTACGGACTGCGTTTTCAATTTCGTCCCCCTCAAGGGAACATACAGGATAGTGATAACAGGCAGTTACGGAGGACTCCAGCCGGGAGACGAGCCGAGGGTTAGAATCCTGGGACTCAGTTACGGCAGACTGGGAACCGACGTCTACGGGAGGGACGTCTGGACGGGTTTTGCATACGGGGCAAGACAAACGATAATTATATCCCTCCTCGGGGCTGGAATACTGGCGCTCCTCTCCCTCGCCCTCGGTTCTCTGAGTGTTATTTCTACCAGAGCAGGCTCCCTTATAAATGTCATCTCAAAAATCCTTGCTTCAACCCCTTCATTGCCACTTGCGGTCATACTCGTTGTGCTCTTGGGAAGGCTTGAAGTCGTGAGAATGACCACTATCAAAATCCAGATGAACCCCTACGCAATGGCCCTTGTGGTGGCCATAGTTTTCATCGGGACGTCATCAAGGAAGATCCGCTCCATAGTCGAGGAAGAACTAAGAAGGGGCTACATAGAGTCAAGCAAAGCCCTGGGAGCAAGTCCCCTCCAAATCCTCAGGCTCCATGTGCTCCCGGTTCTAATTCCATACACCGTTTATCTGTTCTCAATGTCCGTCCCCGGGGTAATCGCCTTCATAACCCTCCTCGGGTTCTTCAACGTCGTTCCCGGGTTCAACTGGGGGACGCTGATGAGCACGCCCCTCATGGCGGGGATAGCGAAGTACGTCCCCTACTGGTGGCAGATAGTCCCGCTTGGAATATCCCTCGGTGCGATAGCCTACGCATTCATTGACCTCGGAAGGACCGTTGAACGAAAGTTTCTCGAAAGACCTAAAACCCTCAAAACACAAAATTAA
- a CDS encoding 7-cyano-7-deazaguanine synthase: MLKCSLCVNDERTSRIDLVNGRPICRECQVYLKHPIEGEKVRRELEELMKKVDRAIVAYSGGKDSVVALYLAKEVYRVPELEAVMIDHGLMSEKAIENARRIAEHLGVPFKVLRYDYSDIFRNALLKAQSPCRACSKRTMEKLRKYALKNNYQYIITGHELPFGHHPYRLMSGGIVQIRLLSMMTEEERFEILKKLPFEFPELPGYTTNCLVLGPALQLYWEKHGHSFEHRRIAALVRYGLMSREKAEKELQRPEVPEGQWKIVLEKLGIEESQIELIQK, encoded by the coding sequence ATGCTCAAGTGTTCGCTCTGCGTCAACGATGAGAGAACCTCAAGGATAGACCTGGTGAACGGAAGACCAATATGCCGCGAATGTCAGGTCTACCTGAAGCACCCAATAGAAGGGGAGAAGGTCAGGAGAGAGCTTGAAGAACTCATGAAAAAAGTCGATAGGGCAATCGTTGCCTATTCCGGCGGGAAGGACAGCGTTGTTGCCCTCTACCTGGCGAAAGAGGTCTACAGGGTTCCGGAACTTGAGGCTGTTATGATAGACCACGGGCTCATGTCGGAAAAGGCCATAGAGAACGCGAGAAGGATAGCCGAACACCTTGGCGTTCCCTTTAAAGTTCTACGATACGACTACTCAGATATATTCAGAAACGCCCTGCTGAAGGCCCAGAGCCCGTGCAGGGCATGTTCAAAGAGAACAATGGAAAAGCTAAGAAAGTACGCCCTGAAAAACAATTACCAGTACATTATAACTGGCCACGAGTTACCCTTCGGCCACCATCCATACAGGCTTATGAGCGGTGGAATAGTCCAGATAAGGCTTCTCTCCATGATGACCGAGGAAGAGCGTTTTGAAATCCTGAAAAAGCTTCCCTTTGAGTTCCCGGAACTGCCGGGATACACTACGAACTGCCTCGTTCTTGGACCTGCTCTGCAACTCTACTGGGAGAAGCACGGCCACAGCTTTGAGCACAGGCGGATAGCGGCTCTGGTTCGCTACGGCCTCATGAGTAGAGAAAAAGCGGAAAAGGAACTTCAAAGGCCAGAGGTGCCGGAGGGGCAGTGGAAAATCGTCCTTGAAAAACTTGGAATAGAGGAGAGCCAGATAGAACTTATCCAGAAATGA
- a CDS encoding ABC transporter permease — protein sequence MAMGFGKYVLYRLINAVVILFLAVLLMSALFTKLATIQLTTQVDSEVQQWVRTYTQTHHQAPSKELIEQYRAQRMHYYGLDKPYWERAWMYTIDTFFFKWGNSIPAVFGTHNVKDQIKTALARTILLFTTSQIIIIFLGLALGVKSAQKPGSLLDRTISILAMVTTSLPMWWLGMLMILLFVVYLGWLPITLYSQTAVSGWSNILKKMSLPVLTIVLVSFGGWSWIIRNIMIGTMQEDFIMVARAKGVPERKVIYGHALKAAAPPIVTMIIFAMIGSLGGAIITEIVFNWPGMGRLYWEALQLNAVRTMMALNYMFAFMTVFSMVLADILYGYLDPRVRVGASARS from the coding sequence ATGGCAATGGGTTTCGGCAAGTATGTGTTGTATCGTTTGATAAACGCTGTTGTAATCTTATTTTTAGCAGTTCTTTTGATGTCGGCACTTTTCACGAAACTTGCGACGATTCAGTTGACAACTCAAGTTGATTCAGAAGTTCAGCAGTGGGTTAGAACTTACACTCAGACCCACCATCAGGCACCTAGCAAGGAACTAATAGAGCAGTATAGAGCGCAGAGAATGCATTACTATGGGCTCGACAAGCCATATTGGGAAAGGGCATGGATGTATACCATAGATACGTTTTTCTTTAAGTGGGGGAATTCCATCCCTGCGGTATTTGGAACCCACAACGTTAAGGATCAAATAAAAACGGCCCTGGCTAGGACAATACTCCTGTTCACAACTTCTCAGATAATCATCATATTCTTGGGCTTGGCATTGGGTGTTAAAAGTGCCCAGAAGCCGGGAAGTCTGCTCGACAGAACGATATCTATATTGGCAATGGTAACTACGAGCCTCCCAATGTGGTGGCTTGGAATGCTCATGATTCTCCTCTTCGTCGTATACCTGGGCTGGTTGCCAATAACTCTGTATTCTCAAACGGCCGTTTCAGGCTGGTCAAATATACTGAAGAAGATGAGCCTTCCAGTGCTCACAATAGTTCTCGTGTCCTTTGGTGGCTGGTCGTGGATTATCAGGAACATTATGATCGGTACAATGCAAGAAGATTTCATAATGGTTGCAAGGGCTAAGGGTGTTCCTGAGAGAAAAGTTATCTACGGACATGCACTCAAAGCAGCGGCTCCACCGATAGTAACTATGATAATCTTTGCAATGATTGGTTCTCTCGGCGGTGCTATCATTACAGAAATAGTTTTCAACTGGCCCGGAATGGGCCGTTTATACTGGGAGGCACTCCAGCTCAATGCCGTTAGGACCATGATGGCACTCAACTACATGTTTGCATTCATGACGGTCTTCTCAATGGTGCTTGCGGACATACTCTACGGCTATCTCGACCCACGTGTAAGGGTCGGTGCCTCTGCGAGGTCGTGA
- a CDS encoding dihydroorotase, whose amino-acid sequence MHELVLSGRFVLDGRIVEGSIGIDGGRISKIAVGALQGEQKLKLPGFLILPGLIDTHVHLRDFEERKKETVESGTKAALHGGITAVFDMPNTKPPVLDSKTFEKRLELFRRKAYTDYALSFLMGDNCEEARRVKADFYKAFMGASTGGVYSENFEADYSCSPGVLSVHAEEAELIREKPERPPEVEERAIERALKVARKLRKPLNICHVSTSGGINAILRENLPWVSFEVTPHHLLLTKKDYEKNPLLKVYPPLRSEEHVRALWENFSKIPIIASDHAPHTVEDKEKGSAGIPGLETEVALLLDAVNRGIITVFDIVEKMHDNPVRVFGIRGRDFKVGNEATFTVVDIGREWTVKPEEFYTKSRWSPWEGQKLKGKVVMTILRGRVVMEGDEIVGKPEGVRLNVQRG is encoded by the coding sequence ATGCACGAGCTCGTTCTGAGTGGAAGGTTTGTACTCGACGGAAGGATTGTTGAAGGAAGCATAGGAATCGACGGCGGAAGGATATCGAAGATAGCGGTTGGAGCCCTTCAGGGAGAGCAGAAACTGAAACTGCCAGGATTTTTAATCCTCCCCGGACTGATAGACACTCACGTCCACCTGAGAGACTTTGAGGAAAGGAAAAAGGAAACCGTTGAGAGCGGAACCAAAGCGGCTCTTCATGGCGGGATAACGGCAGTATTTGATATGCCCAACACAAAACCTCCGGTTTTGGACTCCAAAACGTTCGAAAAACGCCTCGAACTCTTCCGGCGAAAAGCCTACACCGACTACGCCCTGAGCTTTCTCATGGGGGACAACTGCGAGGAGGCCAGAAGGGTAAAGGCAGACTTCTACAAGGCCTTCATGGGAGCTTCAACGGGCGGGGTTTATTCAGAAAACTTCGAGGCCGATTACTCCTGCTCCCCGGGTGTTTTGAGCGTTCATGCGGAAGAGGCGGAGCTGATAAGGGAGAAACCTGAAAGACCACCGGAGGTCGAGGAGAGGGCCATAGAACGGGCCCTTAAAGTGGCCAGAAAGCTGAGAAAGCCCCTCAACATCTGCCACGTCTCAACGAGCGGTGGGATAAATGCCATACTGCGCGAGAACCTTCCCTGGGTGAGCTTCGAGGTAACGCCCCACCACCTGCTTCTGACGAAGAAGGACTACGAGAAAAACCCGCTACTCAAGGTTTACCCACCCCTGAGAAGCGAAGAACACGTTAGAGCCCTGTGGGAGAACTTCTCAAAAATCCCGATAATCGCGAGCGACCATGCGCCCCATACAGTCGAGGACAAGGAAAAAGGCTCCGCCGGGATTCCCGGCCTCGAGACGGAGGTTGCCCTGCTCCTAGACGCGGTGAACAGGGGAATCATAACGGTCTTTGACATCGTTGAGAAGATGCACGACAACCCGGTGAGGGTCTTCGGAATAAGGGGAAGGGACTTTAAGGTGGGCAACGAGGCGACTTTTACAGTCGTTGACATCGGAAGGGAATGGACTGTCAAACCCGAGGAGTTCTACACGAAATCAAGGTGGAGCCCCTGGGAGGGGCAGAAGCTTAAAGGGAAAGTTGTAATGACAATTCTCCGTGGAAGGGTCGTTATGGAGGGAGATGAAATCGTAGGAAAGCCTGAGGGGGTTCGTTTAAATGTACAGCGTGGTTGA
- a CDS encoding dihydroorotate dehydrogenase electron transfer subunit codes for MYSVVELRETWEVAKDVRAFRLSKGFEFTPGQFVMVWLPGVGEKPFSLAWKGLLVVKRVGPFTSRLFELEEGERLWIRGPYGRGFERKWGRVALVAGGIGIPPLYALARAWGKDFEGVTLIYGARSREELALLDVENYVDEVVITTDDGSAGRKGLPTDVLAERRSEFEGAYACGPEAMLKAVLRVMDYKNVQISAERYMKCGIGVCGSCNLGKYLVCRDGPVFDGFQLRGLL; via the coding sequence ATGTACAGCGTGGTTGAGCTCAGGGAAACATGGGAGGTCGCCAAAGACGTAAGGGCCTTCAGGCTCTCGAAGGGGTTCGAATTCACGCCGGGTCAGTTTGTGATGGTCTGGCTTCCGGGAGTCGGGGAAAAGCCCTTTAGCCTGGCCTGGAAGGGCCTTTTGGTCGTTAAACGCGTTGGACCCTTCACCTCAAGGCTCTTTGAGCTTGAGGAAGGCGAAAGGCTCTGGATTCGGGGCCCCTACGGCAGGGGCTTCGAGAGGAAGTGGGGCAGAGTAGCGCTTGTAGCAGGGGGAATAGGGATTCCACCGCTCTATGCTCTGGCAAGGGCATGGGGAAAAGACTTCGAGGGAGTTACACTCATCTACGGTGCCCGCTCCAGAGAGGAGCTGGCACTTCTTGACGTCGAAAACTACGTGGACGAGGTTGTAATAACGACGGACGACGGCTCCGCCGGGAGGAAGGGCCTCCCGACCGATGTCCTGGCGGAGAGAAGGAGTGAGTTCGAAGGGGCCTACGCCTGCGGCCCGGAAGCGATGCTAAAAGCCGTTTTGAGGGTTATGGATTACAAAAACGTTCAGATTTCGGCGGAGCGCTACATGAAGTGTGGCATAGGGGTCTGTGGCTCCTGCAACCTTGGGAAGTACCTCGTGTGTCGCGACGGACCCGTCTTTGACGGCTTCCAGCTGAGGGGACTTCTCTGA